Proteins from one Hyperolius riggenbachi isolate aHypRig1 chromosome 4, aHypRig1.pri, whole genome shotgun sequence genomic window:
- the LOC137503864 gene encoding uncharacterized protein — protein MEAPGEQEQSEEHQETAAQPARRATPTQARGREDAATPPVRTTPPVRRRGTLPPTRRETESEMSGAVSGLLGILQSHQTLITRQLQDEDRGHIMEQYKSHITSLQCELDAVHGHYRDELKMMHEMHRGEIDQLRAQHHQSVGQLQNMMQQMHQQSKELLKLQAHPCFHTVMSLIPYLEKVPSQNMMACHSTLLEVIKQHMDTPLLQPPIFRPPQPTAVPTWQSSQMYTGYRGSQYGPPLSGSSSSTTSTQESPDFQAATPTFSSSGADQI, from the coding sequence atggaagctccaggggaacaagaacaaagtgaggagcaccaagagactgcagcacaaccagcgcgcagggcaaccccgacacaggccagaggacgggaagatgctgccacaccaccagtgaggaccaccccaccagtgaggcgtcgaggtaccctccccccaacaaggagagagacagagtccgagatgtccggggctgtctccggacttctcgggattcttcagagccaccaaactctcataacccggcagttgcaagatgaggacaggggccatatcatggagcagtacaagtcccacatcacttcactgcaatgtgagctcgacgctgtacatgggcactacagggacgagcttaaaatgatgcatgagatgcacagaggagaaatcgaccaactgcgtgcgcagcatcatcagtcggtgggccagctgcagaacatgatgcagcaaatgcatcaacaaagcaaggaactactgaaattgcaggcacacccgtgttttcacactgtgatgtctctaataccatatttggaaaaggtgccttcccaaaacatgatggcgtgccattccactttgctggaggtgatcaaacaacacatggacacgccattattgcaaccaccaatttttagacccccgcaaccaacagcggtgcccacctggcaatcatcacagatgtacaccggctacagaggcagtcaatatgggccaccgctgtcagggtccagctcatccacgaccagcacccaagagagtccagatttccaggcagcaactcccaccttttctagtagtggtgccgatcaaatttga